Proteins from one Armatimonadota bacterium genomic window:
- a CDS encoding recombinase family protein — translation MNVVFNSLDAQRESSEAYITSQKHEGWTALPDIYSDGGFTGANTERPGLQRLLDDIRAGKIDAVVTYKVDRLSRSLLDFARLMELFEEHDVSFVSVTQNFSTTTAIGKLTLNILMSFAEFERAIIAERVRDKVAASKRKGKFMGGTPLLGYDICPTTHKLLINPGEARTVRHIFKRFAEVGSGLTTAKELNAKGVTTKSWTTRDGKYREGKPWNASLIYRMLSNRTYLGETVHKDDCYPGEHDAIISKSQWDAAQAMIHANPRKTQRSHESVPALLGGIIRCRHCDRAMISTYTRKAGRTYRYYVCTKASKSGYDCCPVKTVAAGDMEQAVIGQIRALFHSPEMIAQTYLAAKQLASEEGPDITPTQWEVIDALKDFDAVWEELNPAEQRRIVGCLVERVTVSVDGLNVRLRTDGIHSLLSSLDNTHDENERTNER, via the coding sequence GATGCCCAGCGGGAGTCCAGCGAAGCATATATCACGAGCCAGAAGCATGAGGGCTGGACGGCGCTGCCGGATATCTACTCAGACGGAGGTTTCACTGGAGCTAACACCGAAAGGCCCGGTCTGCAGCGACTTCTCGACGACATCCGCGCAGGCAAGATAGACGCGGTAGTCACCTACAAGGTTGACAGGCTCTCCAGGTCGCTCCTCGACTTCGCCCGGCTGATGGAGCTTTTCGAAGAGCACGATGTCTCATTCGTGAGTGTCACGCAGAACTTTTCGACTACGACTGCCATAGGGAAATTGACGCTCAATATTTTGATGAGTTTCGCCGAGTTTGAGCGCGCCATCATAGCCGAGAGGGTGCGCGACAAGGTGGCGGCGTCGAAGCGCAAGGGCAAGTTCATGGGCGGCACACCCTTGCTGGGTTACGATATCTGCCCGACGACGCATAAACTCCTGATAAACCCTGGAGAAGCCCGAACGGTGCGCCACATCTTCAAACGCTTTGCTGAAGTAGGCTCAGGGCTTACCACAGCAAAGGAACTGAATGCAAAAGGCGTTACGACCAAATCATGGACCACCAGAGACGGTAAATATAGAGAAGGTAAGCCTTGGAACGCCTCCCTCATCTACCGCATGCTTTCAAACCGCACTTATCTCGGCGAAACCGTTCACAAAGACGATTGCTACCCTGGAGAACACGACGCAATCATCTCTAAAAGCCAGTGGGACGCGGCACAGGCGATGATCCATGCAAACCCGAGGAAGACCCAAAGAAGCCACGAATCGGTCCCTGCGCTGCTCGGTGGTATCATCCGCTGCAGGCACTGCGACCGAGCGATGATCAGCACATACACCCGGAAGGCCGGCAGGACTTACCGCTACTATGTCTGCACCAAAGCCAGCAAGAGTGGCTATGACTGCTGCCCGGTAAAAACAGTCGCGGCAGGCGATATGGAGCAGGCGGTGATTGGTCAGATCCGCGCGCTCTTCCATTCCCCAGAGATGATAGCACAGACATATCTTGCGGCTAAGCAGCTCGCCAGCGAGGAAGGACCCGACATCACGCCCACTCAGTGGGAAGTGATCGATGCCCTGAAGGACTTCGACGCCGTCTGGGAAGAGCTTAACCCTGCGGAGCAGCGGCGAATAGTCGGATGTCTTGTCGAGCGTGTGACTGTGAGCGTTGACGGTCTGAATGTGCGGCTTCGAACCGATGGTATTCACTCCCTCCTGTCATCTCTGGACAATACACACGATGAAAATGAAAGGACAAACGAGCGATGA